A stretch of the Polyangiaceae bacterium genome encodes the following:
- a CDS encoding trehalose-6-phosphate synthase, whose protein sequence is MRAETCALRLASGSTSTCSNSALVKTSWRTVELEYGGRPLSKTTRLAVGLVLALGLLTWAAWALVHRTTQGWFEKDINLRTQLAFTGANRSLTQHWNNSAELTDVLSELARDERIMAAAACSGSFELLAKTRDYPAVFSCRGLGEQMRTVGGELGQLGATHELPGGDVHVSAMPLGAGADSMGFIVLVHDLSFLNRREATAQRFLLGAFALLAAAASALTFLATRWSFRRWSEELRSELGGRTSLRPEFRPLIGDVRALVERVISEREAEQESGDWTPARLKQTLQRHLHGERVVVVANREPYIHERVPDGEPRVVHPASGLVTALEPVMRACSGVWVAHGSGSADRDTVDAHDRVLVPPGEESYAIRRVWLTEAEETGYYYGFANEGLWPLCHIAHTRPVFRADDFAQYQAANRKFVDAVCEEVDSDDPIILVQDYHLALAPRMIRERLPRATVLTFWHVPWPNAERFGICPYRKEILEGLLGSSILGFHTPAHCNNFFDSVDRFLESRIDRENAGVVRGGHRTFVRPYPISVEWPVHWLADLPPASECRRRVRVELGLGEDALIGVGVDRLDYTKGVEERLLAVERMLEAHPEYRGRFSFIQVAAPSRTVLERYRLLNEAVVALAERINERFGTEGYRPIVLLREHHEPPRVFELYRAADLAYVSSLHDGMNLVAKEFVAAREDEAGVLVLSQFTGAAQEMPEALLVNPYDIEQASVALAAALSMTPDEQRQRMRALRRYVAEFNVYRWAGRMLVDAARLRRRQRVRLAFESVDEAAE, encoded by the coding sequence ATGCGCGCGGAAACGTGCGCGCTGCGGCTCGCGAGTGGTTCGACGAGCACCTGCTCCAATTCCGCTCTCGTCAAAACTAGTTGGAGGACCGTCGAGCTTGAGTATGGTGGTCGACCCTTGTCGAAGACCACTCGCCTCGCTGTCGGGCTCGTCCTGGCGCTCGGCTTGCTCACTTGGGCAGCCTGGGCGCTGGTGCACCGCACGACTCAGGGCTGGTTCGAGAAGGACATCAACCTGCGCACGCAGCTCGCGTTCACCGGCGCCAACCGCTCGCTGACCCAGCACTGGAACAACTCGGCGGAGCTGACGGACGTGCTCTCGGAGCTCGCGCGAGACGAGCGGATCATGGCGGCGGCGGCCTGCTCGGGCTCGTTCGAGCTCCTGGCCAAGACCCGGGACTACCCCGCGGTGTTCTCCTGCCGCGGCCTCGGCGAGCAGATGCGCACGGTCGGCGGTGAGCTCGGCCAGCTCGGCGCGACCCACGAGCTGCCAGGCGGCGACGTCCACGTCTCCGCGATGCCGCTCGGCGCCGGGGCCGATTCCATGGGCTTCATCGTGCTGGTGCACGACCTCTCCTTCCTGAACCGGCGCGAGGCCACCGCGCAGCGGTTCCTACTCGGGGCGTTCGCGCTGCTCGCGGCGGCCGCTTCGGCCTTGACCTTCCTCGCCACGCGCTGGTCGTTCCGGCGCTGGAGCGAGGAGCTCCGCAGCGAGCTCGGCGGGCGGACCTCGTTGCGTCCGGAGTTCCGCCCCCTGATCGGCGACGTGCGTGCGCTGGTGGAGCGAGTGATCAGCGAGCGCGAGGCCGAACAGGAGTCCGGGGACTGGACGCCGGCCCGACTCAAGCAGACCTTGCAGCGCCATCTGCACGGCGAGCGCGTGGTCGTGGTGGCCAACCGCGAGCCGTACATCCACGAGCGTGTCCCTGACGGTGAGCCGCGCGTGGTCCATCCCGCCAGCGGCCTCGTCACCGCGCTCGAGCCGGTGATGCGCGCGTGCTCGGGAGTGTGGGTCGCCCATGGCAGCGGCTCCGCGGATCGCGACACCGTGGACGCTCACGATCGCGTGCTCGTCCCGCCCGGGGAGGAGTCCTACGCCATCCGTCGCGTCTGGCTCACCGAGGCCGAGGAGACCGGCTACTACTACGGCTTCGCCAACGAGGGCCTGTGGCCGCTCTGCCACATCGCCCACACCCGGCCGGTGTTCCGGGCCGACGATTTTGCGCAATATCAGGCCGCAAATCGCAAGTTCGTGGACGCGGTCTGCGAAGAGGTGGACTCCGACGACCCCATCATCCTGGTGCAGGACTACCACCTTGCGCTGGCACCGCGGATGATCCGCGAGCGTCTGCCCCGAGCCACCGTGCTCACCTTCTGGCACGTGCCGTGGCCGAACGCCGAGCGCTTCGGCATCTGCCCCTATCGCAAGGAAATTCTCGAGGGGCTCCTCGGGAGCAGCATCCTCGGCTTCCACACCCCGGCGCACTGCAACAACTTCTTCGACTCGGTGGATCGCTTCCTCGAGTCACGCATCGACCGCGAGAACGCGGGGGTGGTTCGCGGCGGGCACCGCACCTTCGTCCGTCCGTATCCGATCTCGGTCGAGTGGCCGGTGCACTGGCTCGCGGATCTGCCGCCTGCCAGCGAGTGCCGGAGGCGCGTGCGGGTCGAGCTCGGGCTCGGCGAGGACGCGCTGATCGGCGTCGGCGTCGATCGCCTGGACTACACCAAGGGCGTCGAGGAGCGCCTGCTCGCCGTCGAGCGGATGCTGGAGGCGCACCCGGAGTACCGCGGCCGCTTCAGCTTCATCCAGGTGGCCGCCCCCAGCCGCACCGTGCTCGAGCGCTATCGGCTGCTCAACGAGGCGGTCGTGGCGCTGGCCGAGCGCATCAACGAGCGCTTCGGCACCGAGGGCTACCGCCCCATCGTGCTGCTCCGCGAGCACCACGAGCCGCCGCGGGTCTTCGAGCTGTACCGGGCCGCCGACCTGGCCTACGTGAGCAGCCTCCACGACGGAATGAACCTGGTGGCCAAGGAGTTCGTGGCCGCGCGGGAGGACGAAGCCGGCGTCCTCGTGCTGAGCCAGTTCACCGGAGCGGCCCAAGAAATGCCCGAAGCGCTGCTGGTCAACCCCTACGACATCGAGCAGGCCAGCGTCGCCCTGGCGGCG
- a CDS encoding alpha/beta fold hydrolase, whose protein sequence is MLRWLFRALGLALAVYSLGTVTLAYAVAHAPNGSSSSPEADPCPAELESRGRVEATTYGALSTWLVEPQRPPRGTLVVLHGVRLDKRSMLPAAESFVDAGYRVVLVDLRGHGHSGGGYLTYGIGDARDVSALLDGLEARGVALGPVGVHGFSYGAATALTLAATDSRVRAVVAVSSFASLRGVVRDYVRWQLPALAPAVPDVWLDSAVDLGALWAGFDADAAAPAESAARMRASLLVVHGSDDPQVSVEHAHRIERAAEGRARLLLLPGETHASILADARGNVRAAAREWFDEHLLQFRSRQN, encoded by the coding sequence ATGCTTCGCTGGTTGTTCCGGGCCTTGGGTCTCGCGCTCGCCGTCTACTCGCTCGGCACGGTGACCTTGGCCTACGCCGTCGCGCACGCGCCCAACGGAAGCTCGTCGAGTCCCGAGGCCGACCCCTGCCCGGCCGAGCTCGAGTCCCGCGGGCGAGTCGAGGCCACGACCTACGGCGCGCTCTCGACCTGGTTGGTGGAGCCACAGCGCCCACCGCGGGGCACCCTGGTCGTGCTCCACGGCGTGCGCCTCGACAAGCGCAGCATGCTGCCCGCGGCCGAGAGCTTCGTGGACGCCGGCTACCGCGTGGTGTTGGTGGACCTGCGCGGGCACGGCCACTCCGGCGGCGGCTATCTGACCTACGGGATCGGGGACGCGCGGGACGTCTCGGCCTTGCTCGACGGCCTCGAGGCCCGCGGAGTCGCGCTGGGACCGGTGGGTGTCCACGGCTTCTCCTATGGTGCAGCCACCGCCCTCACGCTCGCCGCCACCGATTCGCGGGTGCGCGCGGTGGTCGCGGTGTCGTCGTTCGCGTCGCTCCGAGGCGTGGTGCGCGACTACGTGCGCTGGCAGCTGCCGGCGCTCGCTCCCGCGGTGCCGGACGTCTGGCTCGACTCGGCGGTCGATCTGGGCGCGCTCTGGGCCGGCTTCGACGCGGACGCCGCGGCGCCGGCGGAGTCCGCAGCGCGCATGCGTGCTTCGCTGCTCGTCGTGCACGGCAGCGACGACCCTCAAGTGTCGGTGGAGCACGCGCATCGCATCGAACGCGCGGCCGAAGGTCGAGCGCGGCTCTTGCTCCTGCCGGGGGAGACTCACGCCAGCATTCTGGCGGATGCGCGCGGAAACGTGCGCGCTGCGGCTCGCGAGTGGTTCGACGAGCACCTGCTCCAATTCCGCTCTCGTCAAAACTAG
- a CDS encoding chloride channel protein gives MPRFGLASAAQRLRELLNGPRLLVPLGFAERAPLDFRFLGRALIQAALVGLAAGLAGAAFFAALEYLSRLLLEDLAGYVPVRARGEQFAASGHGTPFRPWLLVLIPALGGLGAGLVARWVPEVRGGGADPTIEAFHYRGGMLRRRLIWAKPLASLFTLGTGGAGGREGPTMLIGGAIGSSVARALGLSARERRILLVAGVAAGISAVFRTPLGAALLAVELLYRDGFESDALIPSVLSSVTAYSVVISIFGESTLFTHAPRFPFVPAHLPLYGLLALVVASVAVGFLAVFGATRRGFSKLPLPEWLRPALGGLALGILATAAITLLGAGTTQPGQGLGILGGGYGAVQAAISGASWLPLGWNGVLLLVGLALLKIFASSLTIGSGGSAGDFAPSLAIGGLLGGAFGRAAQLLLHDPRIDPGAFALVGMGAFYAGIAHVPLAALVLVCELAGNYDLLVPLMLALGISFVVLRKKGIYEAQVATLADSPVHRDAIMLDMLRTAHVSELMVSGRPFASFSPGSSAQDVIDKVGDADWQNVFPVVDAEQRLLGLVTSEAAHVLAQQADDARWTIVADMMQPAVWVRQDDDLHTATKALVESGLRELPVVDAERRVIGFLDEADIAKLHLSSATRAEAGPG, from the coding sequence ATGCCGCGCTTTGGCTTGGCGAGCGCTGCGCAGCGCCTGCGCGAGCTGTTGAACGGGCCACGACTGCTCGTGCCGCTGGGGTTCGCCGAACGCGCGCCGCTGGACTTCCGCTTCCTGGGTCGCGCCTTGATCCAGGCTGCGCTGGTGGGGCTCGCCGCGGGGCTGGCGGGAGCCGCGTTCTTCGCCGCGCTGGAGTACTTGAGCCGGCTCTTGCTGGAAGATCTGGCGGGGTACGTCCCGGTGCGCGCGCGCGGCGAGCAGTTCGCGGCCAGCGGCCATGGCACGCCGTTCCGCCCGTGGCTGCTCGTGCTGATCCCGGCGCTGGGCGGGCTCGGCGCGGGCCTGGTGGCGCGCTGGGTGCCGGAGGTGCGCGGCGGCGGCGCCGATCCGACCATCGAAGCCTTCCACTATCGCGGCGGCATGCTGCGGCGCCGACTGATCTGGGCCAAGCCGCTGGCGTCGCTGTTCACCCTGGGCACCGGTGGCGCCGGCGGACGCGAAGGCCCGACGATGTTGATCGGCGGCGCCATCGGCTCGAGCGTCGCGCGCGCGCTCGGCCTCTCCGCCCGGGAGCGCCGCATCCTGCTCGTGGCCGGCGTGGCCGCGGGCATCTCGGCGGTGTTCCGCACTCCGCTCGGCGCGGCGCTCCTGGCGGTCGAGCTGCTCTACCGCGACGGCTTCGAGTCCGACGCCTTGATCCCGTCGGTCCTGTCGAGCGTCACGGCCTACTCGGTGGTGATCTCGATCTTCGGCGAGAGCACCCTCTTCACCCACGCGCCTCGCTTCCCGTTCGTACCGGCGCACCTGCCGCTGTACGGCCTTCTGGCGCTGGTAGTCGCCAGCGTCGCCGTGGGCTTCCTCGCGGTGTTCGGCGCCACGCGACGCGGGTTCTCGAAGCTGCCGCTGCCCGAGTGGCTCAGGCCGGCGCTGGGCGGCCTCGCGCTGGGGATCCTGGCCACGGCAGCCATCACCCTGCTGGGCGCGGGGACCACGCAGCCCGGGCAGGGCCTCGGGATCCTGGGCGGCGGCTACGGCGCGGTACAGGCGGCGATCAGCGGGGCCAGCTGGCTGCCGCTGGGCTGGAACGGCGTGTTGCTACTGGTCGGGCTGGCGCTACTCAAGATCTTCGCCAGCTCGCTGACCATCGGCTCGGGGGGCTCAGCGGGGGACTTCGCGCCGTCGCTGGCCATCGGCGGCCTCCTGGGCGGCGCCTTCGGTCGCGCCGCCCAGCTCTTGCTCCACGACCCGCGCATCGATCCGGGCGCCTTCGCCCTGGTCGGCATGGGCGCCTTCTACGCGGGTATCGCCCACGTGCCGCTCGCGGCGCTGGTGCTGGTGTGCGAGCTGGCCGGCAACTACGACCTGCTCGTACCGCTGATGCTCGCGCTCGGGATCTCCTTCGTCGTGTTGCGCAAGAAGGGCATCTACGAGGCGCAGGTGGCGACGCTGGCGGACTCCCCGGTGCACCGCGACGCCATCATGCTCGACATGCTGCGCACGGCTCACGTGTCCGAGCTGATGGTGTCGGGGCGCCCCTTCGCGAGCTTCTCACCCGGCTCGTCCGCGCAGGACGTCATCGACAAGGTGGGCGACGCCGACTGGCAGAACGTCTTCCCGGTCGTGGACGCGGAGCAGCGCTTGCTCGGCCTGGTGACCTCGGAGGCCGCCCACGTGTTGGCTCAGCAGGCCGACGACGCCCGCTGGACCATCGTCGCCGACATGATGCAGCCGGCGGTCTGGGTCCGGCAGGACGACGACCTGCACACCGCGACCAAGGCGCTGGTCGAGAGCGGGCTCCGGGAGCTCCCGGTGGTGGACGCCGAGCGCCGGGTCATCGGCTTCCTGGACGAAGCCGACATCGCGAAGCTCCACCTGAGCTCGGCGACGCGCGCGGAGGCGGGGCCGGGTTAG